From Luteolibacter yonseiensis, the proteins below share one genomic window:
- a CDS encoding MFS transporter, with amino-acid sequence MNPTPHSTQEIQHLRDLSPEQRRSGLAAWLGWLFDGLDMHLYTLVATAFVAQLLVTGESDPEVGKKASIIQAAFLVGWALGGGFFGRVADLIGRSRALVLTILTYACFTGLSYFSTEWWHLLVFRFLAALGIGGEWAVGASLLSETWPKRWRPWIAATLQSAVNCGILLACLAGALLKGHPPQWIFLVGVLPAFITLWIRRAVPETEEWSEARKDLPAPRIRELFGPEVRSVTWRVMLICAVSLTAHWTFMFWQQSYIRSLPEVGTAKAAKDGATVMALLWIMVGSLVGNFVAGALAVKMGYGRAIALMLGGYFVVMWYTFSGTHGLSVTYALFAVIGLMQGCFGLFTMCLPPLFPVLLRSTGAGFCYNIGRILSAVGVVFFGIFNKVQGDFAGVLLTASWLFIPAAAFALMLPSQVEER; translated from the coding sequence ATGAACCCTACGCCACATTCCACACAGGAAATCCAACATCTGCGTGACCTGTCTCCCGAGCAACGCCGCTCCGGTCTGGCGGCCTGGTTGGGCTGGCTTTTCGATGGCCTGGACATGCATCTTTACACACTGGTGGCGACGGCGTTTGTCGCGCAGTTGCTGGTCACGGGCGAGAGTGACCCGGAGGTCGGGAAAAAGGCGTCGATCATCCAGGCGGCGTTCCTTGTCGGCTGGGCTCTCGGTGGTGGTTTCTTCGGCCGGGTGGCGGATCTCATCGGGCGGAGCCGGGCGCTGGTGCTGACGATCCTCACCTACGCGTGTTTCACCGGACTGTCGTATTTTTCCACCGAGTGGTGGCACCTGCTGGTCTTCCGCTTCCTCGCGGCGCTCGGCATCGGTGGCGAGTGGGCGGTGGGAGCCTCGCTCCTGTCGGAAACGTGGCCGAAGCGGTGGCGTCCGTGGATCGCGGCGACGCTCCAGAGCGCGGTGAACTGCGGGATCCTGCTGGCCTGTCTCGCGGGAGCCCTGTTGAAAGGACATCCGCCGCAGTGGATTTTCCTGGTGGGCGTCCTGCCCGCGTTCATCACGTTGTGGATACGCCGTGCGGTGCCGGAGACCGAGGAGTGGAGCGAGGCGAGGAAGGACCTGCCCGCACCCAGAATCCGTGAGCTTTTCGGGCCGGAGGTAAGGAGCGTCACGTGGCGGGTGATGTTGATCTGCGCGGTCTCCCTCACGGCGCACTGGACGTTCATGTTCTGGCAGCAGAGCTACATCCGGAGCCTGCCGGAAGTGGGAACCGCGAAAGCGGCGAAGGATGGCGCGACGGTGATGGCGCTGCTGTGGATCATGGTCGGATCGCTGGTGGGAAATTTCGTGGCCGGAGCACTTGCGGTGAAGATGGGTTACGGCAGGGCCATCGCGCTGATGTTGGGCGGTTATTTCGTGGTGATGTGGTATACCTTCTCCGGCACGCATGGCTTGTCGGTGACGTATGCATTGTTCGCCGTGATCGGGCTGATGCAGGGTTGCTTCGGACTTTTCACCATGTGCCTGCCGCCGCTGTTCCCGGTTCTGCTACGGAGCACGGGCGCGGGGTTCTGTTATAACATTGGCCGCATTCTCTCGGCGGTGGGCGTGGTGTTCTTCGGGATTTTCAACAAGGTCCAGGGCGACTTCGCCGGAGTGTTGCTGACGGCGTCCTGGCTCTTCATCCCGGCGGCGGCCTTCGCCTTGATGCTGCCCTCGCAGGTTGAGGAGAGATGA
- a CDS encoding S1 family peptidase, whose translation MNPKFLLPTLALLVFSSVSEADEADTERLKQLDREIAELEGERARLLETMPAPAAVDSGGLFDAQGQVNPKITDSVVIIEGDKSVGTGFIGSVGGKKYVYTAAHVFSGNSKLSARNSSGASFRKFGVLEAAEGADLVRMEILEEVKNSLEFRPAEPPLQINRKIAALGNGGGNGVVSVEQGLVLGTSADSLEIDAAIIQGNSGGPVVEVETGRVVGLATHLTLLRNSTTKRDAPQEKVRRFACRLDKEWKWKSMKIGAFLESSEAVDRYKALNDVCLAIMAGLPEYGGSRVRSIGSNDPAIQKILSDNQDHEMVKAYRSMFNEMLGGKSDPSTMEIRRRFGILVSTLISRAIQSENSLKPETYAWFHRDRAMKAIVERKECLVELNRELQKLK comes from the coding sequence ATGAATCCGAAGTTCCTCCTCCCCACGCTGGCATTGTTGGTTTTTTCTTCCGTGAGTGAGGCGGATGAGGCGGATACGGAGCGTCTCAAGCAACTCGACCGTGAGATCGCCGAGCTGGAGGGCGAGAGGGCCAGGCTCCTTGAGACCATGCCCGCGCCGGCGGCGGTCGATTCAGGCGGCCTCTTCGACGCGCAAGGCCAGGTGAATCCGAAAATCACCGACTCGGTGGTCATCATCGAGGGCGATAAATCGGTGGGCACCGGTTTCATCGGATCGGTGGGCGGGAAAAAATATGTTTATACGGCCGCTCACGTCTTTTCAGGGAACAGCAAGCTTTCCGCCCGCAATTCCAGTGGCGCCAGTTTCAGGAAATTCGGTGTCCTGGAGGCCGCCGAAGGAGCGGATCTGGTCAGGATGGAAATCCTGGAGGAGGTGAAAAATTCCCTCGAATTCCGTCCCGCGGAGCCACCATTGCAAATCAACAGGAAGATCGCGGCACTCGGCAACGGCGGCGGCAACGGTGTTGTCTCGGTGGAGCAGGGACTGGTTCTCGGGACCAGCGCGGACAGCCTGGAAATAGACGCCGCCATCATCCAGGGCAACAGCGGCGGGCCGGTGGTGGAGGTCGAGACCGGCAGGGTCGTCGGGCTCGCCACCCACCTCACCCTTTTGCGGAATTCCACGACGAAACGGGATGCCCCTCAGGAGAAGGTGCGCCGGTTCGCCTGCCGGCTCGACAAGGAATGGAAATGGAAGTCCATGAAGATCGGCGCCTTTCTGGAAAGCAGCGAAGCGGTGGATCGATACAAGGCGCTGAACGATGTCTGCCTGGCCATCATGGCGGGATTGCCGGAGTACGGCGGCAGCCGGGTGAGGTCGATCGGCTCCAATGATCCGGCCATTCAGAAGATCCTCAGCGATAACCAGGATCACGAAATGGTGAAGGCGTACCGGAGCATGTTCAACGAGATGCTTGGCGGCAAAAGCGATCCCAGCACCATGGAGATCAGGAGAAGATTCGGAATTCTGGTCTCGACCCTGATTTCGCGGGCCATCCAGTCGGAGAATTCCCTGAAACCGGAGACCTACGCATGGTTCCACCGCGACCGCGCCATGAAGGCGATCGTGGAGCGCAAGGAGTGTCTCGTGGAATTGAACCGGGAGTTGCAGAAACTGAAGTAA
- the holA gene encoding DNA polymerase III subunit delta gives MAAKPKTTPQKSGNFFAVVGSDEGLVREKALDLYNQLTGGVDDGFTHETIDGIADNSESAFEICSSTVQALLTLPMFGGDKVVWLRNANFFADNVTGRSQRTEAGVESLRATLERGIPDGVKFLLTAQGIDKRRGFWKFIEKAADVQVHDRIDTSRDDWQDQVAALVTRRARELDLSFQPDALALFVMLAGEQSQQIGNELEKLDLYLGTGRREVTEEDVRVLVPLSRAAVVFEIGKAIQMGNASRAIQLIDEQLEADESAIGIMRASVIGVVRNLFMAKLIIEKLKVPTGNYSAFSGGLNRLPEADRAWLPQKKDGSGVNVFPIFLAADNAKNFELAGLQHVLEATLKADQALVTTGLDHRLVLHRLIVEIASARKAPVRRR, from the coding sequence GTGGCTGCCAAACCGAAGACAACTCCCCAGAAATCCGGAAATTTCTTTGCCGTTGTCGGCAGCGACGAGGGGCTGGTCCGGGAGAAGGCGCTCGATCTCTACAACCAGCTCACCGGCGGGGTGGACGATGGATTCACCCACGAGACCATCGACGGCATCGCGGACAATTCCGAGTCCGCCTTTGAAATCTGTTCCTCCACCGTGCAGGCGCTGCTCACGCTGCCGATGTTCGGCGGGGACAAGGTTGTCTGGCTGCGCAATGCCAATTTCTTCGCGGACAATGTCACCGGACGCTCGCAGCGCACCGAGGCCGGCGTGGAAAGCCTGCGTGCCACCTTGGAACGCGGCATCCCGGATGGGGTGAAATTCCTCCTCACCGCCCAAGGCATCGACAAGCGCCGGGGATTCTGGAAATTCATCGAAAAGGCCGCCGACGTCCAGGTCCACGACCGGATCGACACCAGCCGGGACGACTGGCAGGACCAGGTCGCCGCGCTCGTCACCCGGCGCGCGCGCGAGTTGGATCTGAGTTTTCAACCGGACGCGCTGGCTCTTTTCGTGATGCTGGCCGGCGAACAGTCGCAGCAGATCGGCAACGAGCTTGAAAAACTGGATCTCTACCTCGGTACCGGGCGCCGGGAGGTCACCGAGGAGGATGTGCGCGTTCTCGTCCCGCTCAGCCGCGCCGCCGTGGTCTTCGAGATCGGCAAGGCCATCCAGATGGGCAATGCGTCACGCGCCATCCAGCTCATCGACGAGCAGCTCGAAGCCGACGAATCCGCCATCGGAATCATGCGCGCTTCCGTCATCGGCGTCGTAAGGAATCTTTTCATGGCGAAGCTCATCATCGAGAAGCTCAAGGTTCCGACGGGCAACTACAGCGCCTTCTCAGGTGGTCTCAACCGCCTTCCCGAAGCGGACCGCGCGTGGCTGCCTCAGAAAAAGGACGGCTCGGGGGTGAATGTCTTTCCGATTTTCCTCGCCGCCGACAATGCGAAAAATTTCGAACTCGCCGGTCTCCAGCACGTGCTTGAAGCCACGCTAAAGGCCGATCAGGCCCTGGTCACCACCGGTCTCGATCACCGGCTCGTGCTGCACCGGCTGATTGTGGAGATCGCTTCCGCGAGGAAGGCTCCGGTGAGGCGGAGATGA
- a CDS encoding DEAD/DEAH box helicase: MPQAADISSFLGDSRWKDRFDDEILAAANPLVGKVKDLRTEETAPGSVSLFGTVAKDDAEVNLWQAGSGWEFETFCSCDIGSFCHHAAAILTKAAKERDPSRLHGRGVAGAVAAALPSARELMKAPPEDLPRVRLDAAFELRVTREPVDKATRLLLQSLGQPNVDHWIIAEAAVAYGKHRSSLRSSAPDWVSTITHEGQAAILQHDTAAENAAAQQLRDTGLSSLQSNSAWRFLLNLKSREESHSKGPDRWFPDPSRIETDAFWHQFRGEMVERLESLGWTVRVSDNVGHRVHEADPGKWNSSLSAGDGGWFSLSVGFDVGGERYDLLPILAGLLENDFLEETLDRPNNGHIYAPLPDGDALKLPIGRVRKILQHLAALIDPKFPDKARLHALDAASLAGLEGLGIDTPPDLKELADKVRDFSGIDPVPPATGLQATLRDYQLAGFHWMQFLARHGLHGILADDMGLGKTLQTLTHILTEKKSGHSRGLPVLVVAPTSVVPNWRAEALKFTPELRVLVLQGADRKKYFRSIPHADLVLTSFALLQRDIDKLATVPFHLVVLDEAQYIKNPRSKMAQAACKLDSRNRLCLSGTPIENHLGELWSLMNFLVPGFLGSEDAFNKRFRTPIEKDGDQERNAVLKSRVAPLILRRTKDQVAKELPPKTELVHLIELNTGQKDLYETVRATMNKRVREAIAARGVEQSQIVFLDALLKLRQICCHPKLLPEDYEHDVVDSAKLDFLTELLAVLIEEGRRILLFSQFTTMLSLIEAHLVKEKISYLKLTGASKDRGKLVEDFQNGKSPVFLISLKAGGTGLNLTAADTVIHYDPWWNPAAEAQATDRAYRIGQNKPVFVHKLLCQETVEERIHQMQQAKGKLASGILADADISNRLDAETVRALLDS, encoded by the coding sequence TTGCCACAAGCCGCTGACATATCGTCGTTTCTCGGGGACTCCCGGTGGAAGGACCGCTTCGACGACGAGATCCTCGCCGCGGCGAACCCGTTGGTCGGCAAGGTGAAAGACCTGCGGACGGAAGAAACCGCACCGGGTTCCGTGAGCCTTTTCGGCACCGTGGCGAAGGACGACGCGGAGGTGAATCTCTGGCAGGCGGGAAGTGGCTGGGAATTCGAAACGTTCTGCTCGTGCGACATCGGTAGCTTCTGTCATCACGCCGCGGCCATCCTCACGAAAGCGGCGAAGGAACGCGATCCCTCGCGCCTTCACGGCCGCGGGGTGGCGGGTGCCGTCGCCGCCGCTCTCCCGAGCGCCCGCGAGCTGATGAAAGCCCCGCCGGAAGACCTGCCGCGCGTCCGGCTGGATGCGGCGTTCGAGCTGCGCGTCACCCGCGAGCCGGTGGACAAGGCCACCCGCCTGCTGCTCCAGTCGCTCGGCCAGCCGAACGTGGATCACTGGATCATCGCCGAGGCCGCGGTTGCCTACGGCAAACATCGTAGTTCGCTGCGCTCGAGCGCCCCGGACTGGGTGAGCACCATCACCCACGAGGGCCAGGCCGCCATCCTCCAGCACGACACCGCGGCGGAAAACGCCGCCGCGCAACAGCTCCGCGACACCGGACTTTCATCGCTTCAATCCAACTCCGCCTGGAGGTTCCTGCTGAACCTCAAGTCCCGCGAGGAGTCCCACAGCAAGGGACCGGACCGCTGGTTTCCCGATCCCAGCCGGATCGAAACGGACGCCTTCTGGCACCAGTTCCGCGGCGAAATGGTCGAACGGCTCGAATCACTCGGCTGGACGGTGCGCGTCTCCGACAACGTGGGCCACCGCGTGCACGAGGCGGATCCCGGAAAATGGAACAGCTCGCTTTCCGCAGGCGACGGCGGGTGGTTCAGCCTTTCCGTGGGGTTCGACGTGGGCGGCGAGCGCTACGACCTGCTGCCGATCCTGGCCGGATTGCTGGAAAACGATTTCCTGGAGGAAACGCTGGATCGCCCGAACAACGGCCACATCTACGCTCCCCTTCCGGACGGCGACGCTCTGAAACTGCCCATCGGCCGCGTGCGCAAGATCCTGCAACACCTCGCCGCGCTGATCGATCCCAAGTTCCCTGACAAGGCACGGCTTCACGCGCTGGACGCGGCGTCTCTGGCGGGACTGGAAGGCTTGGGAATCGACACCCCTCCGGATCTGAAGGAGCTGGCGGACAAGGTGCGGGATTTTTCCGGAATCGATCCGGTCCCCCCGGCGACTGGCCTGCAAGCGACCTTGCGCGACTACCAGCTGGCGGGATTCCACTGGATGCAGTTTCTCGCACGACACGGGTTGCACGGTATTTTGGCGGACGACATGGGTCTCGGGAAAACCCTGCAAACCCTCACCCACATCCTGACGGAAAAGAAATCCGGCCATTCGCGTGGTCTGCCGGTGCTGGTCGTGGCCCCCACCTCGGTCGTCCCGAACTGGCGGGCGGAAGCGCTCAAGTTCACCCCGGAACTGCGGGTTCTCGTCCTGCAGGGTGCGGATCGGAAAAAATACTTCCGCTCCATTCCCCATGCGGATCTGGTCCTCACCTCGTTCGCCCTGCTCCAGCGCGACATCGACAAGCTGGCGACGGTGCCCTTCCATCTCGTGGTGCTGGACGAGGCGCAATACATCAAGAACCCGCGCTCGAAGATGGCGCAGGCCGCCTGCAAGCTCGACTCCCGCAACCGGCTCTGCCTGTCCGGCACCCCCATCGAAAACCACCTCGGCGAGTTGTGGAGCCTGATGAATTTCCTCGTTCCGGGCTTCCTCGGCTCGGAAGACGCATTCAACAAACGCTTCCGCACCCCCATCGAAAAAGACGGCGACCAGGAGCGGAATGCCGTGCTGAAATCGCGGGTCGCGCCCTTGATCCTGCGCCGGACGAAAGACCAGGTCGCGAAAGAACTGCCGCCGAAAACCGAACTGGTCCACCTCATCGAGCTGAACACCGGCCAGAAGGACCTTTACGAGACGGTGCGCGCCACGATGAACAAGCGGGTGCGCGAGGCCATCGCCGCGCGGGGCGTGGAGCAGTCACAGATCGTCTTCCTGGACGCGCTGCTGAAACTCCGCCAGATCTGCTGCCACCCCAAGCTCCTGCCGGAAGACTACGAGCATGATGTGGTGGACTCCGCGAAGCTGGATTTCCTCACCGAACTGCTGGCGGTATTGATCGAGGAAGGCCGGCGAATCCTGCTGTTCTCGCAATTCACGACGATGCTGTCCTTGATCGAAGCCCATCTGGTGAAGGAGAAGATTTCCTATTTGAAACTCACGGGCGCCTCGAAAGACCGGGGAAAACTCGTCGAGGATTTCCAGAACGGAAAGTCGCCCGTTTTCCTCATTTCGCTGAAGGCGGGAGGCACCGGCCTCAACCTGACCGCCGCCGACACCGTAATCCATTACGACCCATGGTGGAATCCGGCCGCCGAGGCCCAGGCCACGGACCGGGCCTACCGCATCGGGCAGAACAAGCCGGTCTTCGTCCACAAGCTGCTTTGTCAGGAGACGGTGGAGGAGCGCATTCACCAGATGCAGCAGGCAAAGGGCAAGCTCGCCTCCGGCATCCTCGCGGACGCGGACATTTCCAACAGGCTCGACGCGGAGACGGTGAGGGCGTTGTTGGACTCCTGA
- a CDS encoding type II toxin-antitoxin system Phd/YefM family antitoxin: MVTKQLSISEFKAHCTEEIRGVEKGDTIIELTRHGKKVAVVQTVLREVSPPDLASWMGSGRGMVAYGPGYDASASAWEASDWES; encoded by the coding sequence ATGGTCACCAAGCAACTCAGCATCTCCGAGTTCAAGGCGCACTGCACCGAGGAGATCCGCGGCGTGGAAAAGGGCGACACGATCATAGAGCTCACACGCCACGGCAAAAAAGTGGCGGTGGTTCAAACCGTCCTCCGGGAAGTGTCCCCCCCGGATCTGGCAAGCTGGATGGGCAGTGGCAGGGGAATGGTCGCCTATGGGCCTGGCTACGATGCCTCGGCCTCCGCCTGGGAGGCTTCCGATTGGGAAAGTTGA
- a CDS encoding type II toxin-antitoxin system VapC family toxin has translation MSANYLLDTCAWLDAFAAPELLKPSVRKLLSEESVLHVSAISLLEVSRKEAEGELIFGVALAKWFQLALPEGRVRVLQITPDVSIDATRLPAWEHKDPADQIIVATARVHGLKVVTSDSKILKYPHVASIASRKS, from the coding sequence ATGAGTGCGAATTATTTGCTGGATACCTGTGCGTGGCTGGATGCGTTCGCCGCCCCTGAGCTGTTGAAACCCTCCGTAAGGAAGCTTCTGTCGGAGGAAAGCGTGCTCCATGTTTCGGCCATCAGCCTCCTCGAAGTTTCTCGCAAGGAGGCCGAAGGAGAGCTCATTTTCGGGGTGGCGCTGGCCAAATGGTTCCAGCTCGCCCTGCCGGAAGGCCGGGTGCGGGTTTTGCAAATCACGCCGGATGTGTCGATCGACGCCACCCGTCTCCCTGCATGGGAACACAAGGATCCCGCCGACCAGATCATCGTCGCGACCGCCCGTGTCCATGGGCTGAAGGTCGTGACCTCGGATTCCAAAATCCTCAAATACCCGCATGTGGCGAGCATCGCCTCACGCAAATCCTGA
- a CDS encoding acyl-CoA thioesterase, with translation MPDSAPTLETREEVMFFDTDCGQVVHNIAYLRMIETCRTRLAAKLGMDLPSMLETHIFPVVTRTEIDYKRPAKLGDWLTIRGTLGEVSRARFWCGFEMIRESDGALLVTARQSLALVKMPEGKPLRMPADWLERWG, from the coding sequence ATGCCAGACAGCGCCCCGACCCTCGAAACCCGTGAAGAAGTGATGTTTTTCGATACCGACTGCGGCCAGGTCGTCCACAACATCGCCTACCTGCGGATGATCGAGACCTGCCGCACCCGTCTCGCCGCGAAGCTGGGCATGGATCTCCCGTCCATGCTCGAAACCCACATTTTCCCCGTCGTCACCCGCACCGAGATCGACTACAAGCGCCCGGCGAAGCTCGGCGACTGGCTGACGATCCGCGGCACGCTCGGCGAGGTCTCCCGCGCCCGCTTCTGGTGTGGGTTTGAAATGATCCGCGAGTCCGACGGCGCGCTGCTCGTCACCGCCCGGCAATCACTCGCCCTCGTGAAAATGCCGGAGGGCAAACCGCTGAGAATGCCTGCGGATTGGCTGGAGAGATGGGGGTGA
- a CDS encoding endo-1,4-beta-xylanase → MRLIPFILMMAASFCPAVEIPAGGVELITTQEKTTAWTGTVGHAEKVSVDGQDFSQAMRITVDKASPEQPWNAQLATPLTTGPVKSGDKLLITYMARCPVEKEGLAMAKVQLKTPPHDMLGITENARIGTAWQAVHQVIVAKLDAPEGTAELAIFLGEQTQTVEIANVRVLNYGPDFDITKLPRQKDTYEGRGPGAPWRKAALERIESIRKADFSIRLRGKDGAPLANTAVEIELDRHEFGFGTCVTRGMLTMEGPDGDRYRDIVRRTCSRVVFENDLKPDTFPHDTQGKAELEKSMAWLEANGISIRGHYLMQEAVDGWTRERLADPAKAREALLASSRERIAAIGDRVTEWDVINHPIAWKGAEMLGQKGPPLDGVGMEIFREARQLTNLPLCINEDQIFRPGPQQDKTYELLEKLKRDGVRVDGLGNQAHFHSSYLPSPEELLRVTDHFTSVVPKQVITEFDIATNGDDQLAADYLRDSMIACFSHPAYDGFLLWGFWENRHWIPEAALWKKDWTPKPAALVWEEWLCENWHTKETLVSDADGRVSWRGFKGSYKVKTGARVTAPFQPGKTSEIVIPD, encoded by the coding sequence ATGCGTCTCATCCCATTCATTCTCATGATGGCGGCGTCCTTCTGCCCTGCCGTGGAAATTCCGGCAGGCGGCGTGGAACTGATCACGACACAGGAAAAAACCACCGCCTGGACAGGAACGGTCGGACATGCGGAAAAAGTTTCCGTAGATGGACAGGATTTCTCCCAGGCGATGCGGATCACCGTGGACAAGGCCAGTCCGGAACAACCGTGGAACGCGCAACTGGCAACTCCCCTCACGACCGGGCCGGTGAAAAGCGGCGACAAGCTGCTGATCACCTACATGGCGCGCTGCCCGGTGGAAAAAGAGGGGCTTGCGATGGCGAAAGTGCAGTTGAAAACTCCGCCCCATGACATGCTCGGGATCACCGAGAATGCCAGGATCGGCACCGCATGGCAGGCTGTCCATCAGGTGATCGTGGCGAAGCTGGACGCGCCGGAGGGCACGGCCGAACTGGCGATTTTCCTCGGCGAACAAACCCAGACGGTGGAAATCGCGAACGTCCGGGTGCTCAACTACGGCCCGGACTTCGACATCACGAAACTGCCGCGTCAGAAAGACACCTACGAAGGACGCGGGCCGGGAGCCCCGTGGAGAAAAGCGGCGCTGGAACGCATCGAAAGTATCCGCAAGGCGGACTTTTCGATACGGCTGCGGGGAAAAGACGGCGCCCCGCTCGCCAACACCGCGGTGGAGATCGAGCTGGACCGCCACGAATTCGGCTTCGGCACCTGCGTGACGCGCGGGATGTTGACGATGGAGGGACCGGATGGCGACCGCTACCGCGACATCGTGCGACGGACGTGCAGCCGGGTGGTTTTTGAAAACGATCTGAAGCCGGATACCTTCCCCCATGACACGCAGGGCAAGGCGGAGCTGGAGAAGAGCATGGCATGGCTGGAAGCAAACGGAATTTCGATCCGTGGCCACTACCTGATGCAGGAGGCGGTGGATGGTTGGACCCGCGAACGCCTGGCGGATCCGGCGAAGGCGCGGGAAGCCTTGCTGGCCAGCTCGCGGGAACGCATCGCCGCCATCGGTGACCGGGTGACGGAATGGGATGTGATCAACCATCCCATCGCGTGGAAAGGGGCGGAAATGCTCGGACAGAAAGGTCCGCCGCTCGACGGCGTGGGCATGGAGATCTTCCGTGAGGCGCGCCAACTCACCAACCTGCCGCTCTGCATCAATGAGGATCAGATTTTCCGCCCCGGTCCCCAGCAGGACAAGACCTACGAGTTATTGGAAAAACTCAAGCGCGACGGCGTTCGGGTGGATGGACTGGGAAACCAGGCACATTTCCACAGCAGCTACCTGCCCTCGCCGGAGGAACTGCTGCGCGTGACGGACCATTTCACGTCGGTGGTGCCGAAGCAGGTGATCACCGAGTTCGACATCGCGACGAATGGCGACGACCAGCTCGCCGCGGATTATCTGCGGGACAGCATGATCGCTTGTTTCAGCCACCCCGCCTACGATGGTTTCCTCCTGTGGGGTTTTTGGGAAAACCGCCACTGGATTCCCGAAGCGGCCCTTTGGAAGAAGGACTGGACACCGAAACCCGCCGCCCTCGTCTGGGAAGAATGGCTGTGTGAAAACTGGCACACCAAGGAAACCCTGGTCAGCGATGCGGACGGCAGGGTAAGCTGGCGGGGATTCAAGGGCAGCTACAAGGTGAAAACCGGAGCACGCGTGACGGCTCCGTTCCAACCTGGCAAGACGTCCGAAATCGTGATTCCGGATTAG
- a CDS encoding CvfB family protein, whose amino-acid sequence MAHIGTRDSLRILNEKTFGLYLDGGDLGEILLPRREMPEKWTLGEFVDVFLYNDSEDRPVATLKMPKVMPGRFARLKCVAVTGVGAFLDWGLPKDLLVPFREQKVRMEVGKNYIVHVHVDEQTARIIASTRLTRHIDQEPHDFRTGQAVDLMAYAKTDLGYKMIINDTHSGLIFANDVFQPLHPGEMLKGYIADVRPDGKVDLTLHAPGRAKIDDLEGQILAELKARGGFWAIGDHTSAAEINEELGVSKRAFKQATGALFRKQVIRIEERGLRLLEETDWSPSEG is encoded by the coding sequence ATGGCACACATCGGCACACGCGACTCACTCCGGATCCTGAACGAGAAAACCTTCGGGCTTTATCTCGATGGCGGCGATCTCGGGGAAATCCTGCTGCCGCGCCGCGAAATGCCGGAGAAGTGGACGCTCGGGGAGTTCGTGGACGTCTTTCTCTACAACGACTCCGAAGACCGCCCGGTCGCCACGCTGAAGATGCCGAAGGTCATGCCCGGCCGGTTCGCCCGGCTGAAGTGTGTGGCGGTCACGGGCGTCGGCGCGTTTCTCGACTGGGGGCTGCCGAAGGACCTGCTGGTGCCTTTCCGCGAACAGAAGGTCCGCATGGAGGTCGGGAAAAACTACATCGTGCACGTGCATGTGGACGAGCAGACGGCACGCATCATCGCCTCCACCCGGCTCACCCGCCACATCGACCAGGAACCGCACGACTTCCGCACCGGCCAGGCCGTGGACCTGATGGCCTATGCGAAAACCGATCTGGGCTACAAGATGATCATCAACGACACGCACAGCGGACTCATTTTCGCCAACGATGTCTTCCAACCCCTGCACCCCGGAGAGATGCTCAAGGGTTACATCGCCGACGTCAGGCCGGATGGAAAAGTCGACCTCACCCTGCACGCTCCCGGCCGGGCGAAGATCGACGACCTGGAAGGCCAGATCCTCGCGGAACTCAAGGCGCGCGGCGGATTCTGGGCCATCGGCGACCATACCTCGGCTGCGGAAATCAACGAAGAGCTGGGGGTCAGCAAACGCGCCTTCAAACAAGCGACGGGAGCGTTGTTCAGGAAACAGGTCATCCGCATCGAGGAAAGAGGTCTGCGGCTGCTTGAGGAAACCGATTGGTCGCCCAGCGAAGGATGA
- a CDS encoding plasmid pRiA4b ORF-3 family protein, producing MAKAKDENRVVVKVFLYGIQPQIWRRFSISSEVTFIQFSDAIQSVMGWDNKSPHEFRHGKGKRLVDVIGPVGLEDQTAGEFQDEAVLTVKEFLGKRRLPIRILYRYDFADEWIHEIVFEKWAAGEGGPVVLEGERACPPEDFGGTFQYMQALHGEIEWAHPGYDPEAFDPKAVSFEQKKAVKKRK from the coding sequence ATGGCGAAGGCGAAAGACGAGAACCGTGTGGTGGTGAAGGTGTTTCTGTATGGGATCCAGCCTCAGATCTGGCGGCGTTTCTCCATTTCCTCGGAAGTCACGTTCATCCAGTTCAGCGACGCGATCCAGTCGGTGATGGGCTGGGACAACAAAAGCCCGCACGAGTTCCGCCACGGAAAAGGCAAGCGGCTGGTCGATGTCATCGGCCCGGTGGGTCTGGAAGACCAGACGGCGGGTGAGTTCCAGGACGAGGCCGTGCTGACGGTGAAGGAATTCCTTGGAAAGCGCCGTCTGCCGATCCGCATCCTTTATCGTTACGATTTCGCGGACGAATGGATCCATGAGATCGTTTTCGAAAAATGGGCCGCCGGTGAAGGCGGTCCGGTGGTGTTGGAAGGCGAGCGTGCCTGTCCCCCGGAGGACTTTGGCGGGACTTTCCAATACATGCAGGCCCTGCACGGAGAAATCGAGTGGGCGCACCCGGGGTATGATCCGGAAGCGTTCGACCCGAAAGCCGTCAGCTTCGAGCAGAAGAAGGCGGTGAAGAAGAGGAAATAG